A DNA window from Micromonospora sp. NBC_01739 contains the following coding sequences:
- a CDS encoding ribonuclease D has translation MTDEPPLRRRAAASRTGNDIETPPSARPEPSDAGTEPTGSESVPLTAPREGTPEPVTVPEQLAEVVARFAAGSGPVALDAERASGYRYSQRAYLVQLRRSGAGTALIDPLPLPDLSALDTAIADTEWVLHAANQDLPCLAELGLRPRRLFDTELAARLAGFERVGLAALTEQLLGYSLEKHHSAADWSSRPLPESWLTYAALDVELLTDLRDALDAELTRQGKSQWAAEEFAALVQAGTRPPRVRAEPWRRTSGIHRVRGARAQARVRSLWYARDQIAARRDSAPGRVLPDSAIVAAAELDPKDEKTLLTLPGFGGRSVRRLARTWLAALEDARQLPDEDLPAAPTVEGPPPPHRWAERDPAAAARLARSREVVLRVAGEHNLPPENLISPDSIRRLAWQPPEEITEATVAEALRAMHAREWQITLLLPALAEALLPT, from the coding sequence GTGACCGACGAACCACCCCTGCGCCGTCGGGCCGCCGCAAGCCGTACGGGAAACGACATCGAGACCCCGCCTTCGGCGCGGCCGGAGCCGTCGGACGCGGGGACCGAACCCACCGGCAGCGAGTCCGTGCCGCTGACCGCACCCCGTGAGGGCACCCCGGAACCGGTGACCGTGCCGGAGCAACTGGCCGAGGTGGTGGCCCGATTCGCGGCCGGCAGCGGCCCGGTGGCCCTGGACGCCGAACGCGCCTCGGGCTACCGCTACAGCCAGCGGGCGTACCTCGTGCAGTTGCGGCGCAGCGGCGCCGGTACCGCCCTGATCGACCCCCTGCCCCTGCCCGACCTCAGTGCTCTGGACACCGCGATCGCGGACACCGAGTGGGTGTTGCACGCGGCCAACCAGGATCTGCCCTGCCTCGCCGAGCTCGGGCTGCGCCCGCGTCGGCTGTTCGACACCGAGTTGGCCGCCCGGCTGGCCGGGTTCGAGCGGGTGGGGCTGGCCGCCCTCACCGAACAACTGCTCGGCTACAGCCTGGAGAAGCACCATTCGGCCGCGGACTGGTCCAGCCGCCCGTTGCCGGAGTCCTGGCTGACCTACGCCGCCCTGGATGTGGAACTGCTGACCGATCTGCGCGACGCCCTGGACGCGGAGCTGACCCGGCAGGGCAAGTCGCAGTGGGCGGCGGAGGAGTTCGCCGCCCTGGTGCAGGCCGGCACCCGCCCACCCCGGGTACGCGCCGAGCCCTGGCGTCGCACCTCCGGCATCCACCGGGTACGCGGTGCGCGGGCGCAGGCCCGGGTCCGGTCCCTGTGGTACGCCCGCGACCAGATCGCGGCCCGCCGGGACTCGGCGCCGGGCCGGGTGCTGCCCGACTCGGCCATCGTGGCGGCGGCCGAGCTGGACCCCAAGGACGAGAAGACCCTGCTCACCCTGCCCGGGTTCGGTGGCCGGTCGGTACGCCGACTGGCTCGGACCTGGCTGGCGGCGCTGGAGGACGCCCGGCAGCTGCCGGACGAGGACCTGCCGGCGGCCCCGACCGTGGAGGGCCCACCCCCGCCGCACCGGTGGGCCGAACGGGATCCGGCCGCCGCCGCCCGACTGGCCCGCAGCCGTGAGGTCGTCCTGCGGGTGGCCGGTGAACACAATCTGCCGCCGGAGAACCTGATCTCCCCCGACTCGATCCGTCGGCTCGCCTGGCAACCCCCGGAGGAGATCACCGAGGCCACGGTGGCGGAGGCCCTGCGCGCCATGCATGCCCGCGAATGGCAGATCACCCTCCTGCTCCCCGCCCTGGCCGAAGCCCTCCTCCCCACCTGA
- a CDS encoding thiolase family protein, with amino-acid sequence MPREVRDVVFVDGVRTPFGKAGGMYANTRADDLVIRCIRELLRRNPQLPPERVEEVAIAATTQIGDQGLTIGRTAALLSGLPKTVPGFAIDRMCAGAMTAVTTVASGIAVGAYDVAIAGGVEHMGRHPMGEGVDPNPRIVAEKLVDPSALVMGATAENLHDRLPHITKERTDAFALASQQKTAKAYANGKLQDDLVPVAIRDEEGGWGLATADEAPRDTSLEKLGSLKTPFRPHGKVTAGNAAGLNDGATASLLVAEDVARELGLPVAMRLVSYGFVGVEPEVMGVGPIPSTEKALRIAGLTIDDIGLFELNEAFAVQVLAFLDHFGIADDDPRVNQWGGAIAIGHPLASSGVRLMTQLARQFAEHPEVRYGLTAMCIGIGMGGTVIWENPHWEGEDK; translated from the coding sequence GTGCCCCGTGAAGTTCGGGATGTCGTCTTCGTCGACGGCGTCCGTACCCCCTTCGGTAAGGCGGGTGGCATGTACGCCAACACCCGCGCCGACGACCTGGTGATCCGATGCATCCGTGAGTTGCTGCGCCGCAACCCGCAACTGCCGCCGGAACGGGTCGAGGAGGTGGCCATCGCCGCCACCACCCAGATCGGTGACCAGGGACTGACCATCGGCCGTACCGCCGCCCTGCTGTCGGGCCTGCCCAAGACCGTCCCCGGCTTCGCCATCGACCGGATGTGCGCCGGGGCGATGACCGCCGTGACCACCGTCGCCAGCGGCATCGCCGTGGGTGCGTACGACGTGGCGATCGCCGGCGGTGTCGAGCACATGGGCCGCCACCCGATGGGCGAGGGCGTCGACCCCAACCCGCGCATCGTCGCCGAGAAGCTCGTCGACCCGTCCGCGCTGGTCATGGGCGCCACCGCGGAGAACCTGCACGACCGGCTGCCGCACATCACCAAGGAGCGCACGGACGCCTTCGCGCTCGCCTCGCAGCAGAAGACCGCCAAGGCGTACGCCAACGGCAAGCTCCAGGACGACCTGGTGCCGGTGGCCATCCGGGACGAGGAGGGCGGCTGGGGCCTGGCCACGGCCGACGAGGCCCCCCGCGACACCTCGCTGGAGAAGCTGGGCAGCCTCAAGACCCCCTTCCGGCCGCACGGCAAGGTCACCGCGGGCAATGCCGCCGGTCTGAACGACGGCGCCACCGCCAGCCTGCTGGTCGCCGAGGACGTCGCCCGCGAGCTGGGCCTGCCGGTCGCCATGCGCCTGGTGTCGTACGGCTTCGTCGGTGTCGAGCCCGAGGTGATGGGCGTCGGCCCGATCCCCTCGACGGAGAAGGCCCTGCGTATCGCCGGACTGACCATCGACGACATCGGCCTGTTCGAGCTGAACGAGGCCTTCGCCGTGCAGGTGCTCGCCTTCCTGGACCACTTCGGCATCGCCGACGACGACCCGCGGGTCAACCAGTGGGGCGGCGCGATCGCCATCGGTCACCCCCTAGCCTCCTCGGGCGTACGGCTGATGACCCAGCTGGCCCGGCAGTTCGCCGAGCACCCCGAGGTCCGCTACGGCCTCACCGCCATGTGCATCGGCATCGGCATGGGCGGCACCGTGATCTGGGAGAACCCGCACTGGGAGGGTGAAGACAAGTGA
- a CDS encoding 3-hydroxyacyl-CoA dehydrogenase NAD-binding domain-containing protein → MSLTAPNEVVTRALLRQVNVPGLDRPAALITLDNGFDHTKPNTFGPGGLASLDEAISAALAAEPAFIAVTGKPYIFCVGADITSLPLLADREQALAIGRLGHRVFARLKDSQIPTFAFVNGAAMGGGLELALHCHYRTLSAGAAALALPEVSLGLIPGWGGTQLLPNLIGIPAATQVIIQNPLMQNKMLKPKQAAELGIADVLLEPADFVERSLEWAAGVVRGEVTVTRPEVDKDMWAGVLYFARQTLDQRLHGAVPSAYKALDLLETAKDADFATGTAAEDEALADLIFSEELRSGLYAFDLVQRRAKRPAGAPDKGLARPVTKVGIVGAGLMASQLALLFARRLQVPVVMTDLDQARVDKGVGYVHTQIEKQVSKGRMDKGTAAKLYGLISGSPKAEAFAASTPGQRTSFADCDFVIEAVFEDLNVKKQVWAELEKIVKPEAVLATNTSSLSITAMAAELEHPERVVGFHFFNPVAVLPLLEIIRGERTDDATLATAFAVGKQLKKSSVLVADAPAFVVNRLLTRFLGSIFAAVDAGTPLEVANRAVDPLGLPMRPLALLQLVGPAVAYHVGGTLHAAFPDRFGLSENLKRIADSGQPIVVDDEINAEVAKLLVVGDQPLTEEEVRRNALDALAQEIRLMLDEGVVAQAQDIDLCMILGAGWPFHLGGVTPYLDRTGTSERVTGRRFLPPGVASLAG, encoded by the coding sequence GTGAGCCTCACCGCACCGAACGAGGTGGTCACCCGGGCCCTGCTGCGCCAGGTGAACGTACCCGGGCTGGACCGCCCGGCCGCCCTGATCACCCTCGACAACGGATTCGACCACACCAAGCCGAACACCTTCGGTCCCGGCGGACTGGCCAGCCTGGACGAGGCGATCAGCGCCGCCCTGGCCGCCGAGCCCGCCTTCATCGCGGTCACCGGCAAGCCGTACATCTTCTGTGTCGGCGCGGACATCACCAGCCTGCCGCTGCTGGCCGACCGGGAGCAGGCCCTGGCCATCGGCCGGCTGGGCCACCGGGTCTTCGCCCGGCTCAAGGACAGCCAGATCCCGACCTTCGCCTTCGTCAACGGCGCGGCGATGGGTGGCGGTCTGGAGCTGGCCCTGCACTGCCACTACCGGACCCTGTCCGCCGGTGCCGCCGCCCTGGCGCTGCCGGAGGTCTCCCTGGGTCTGATCCCGGGCTGGGGTGGTACCCAGTTGCTGCCGAACCTGATCGGCATCCCGGCGGCCACCCAGGTGATCATTCAGAACCCGCTGATGCAGAACAAGATGCTCAAGCCCAAGCAGGCCGCTGAGCTGGGCATCGCCGATGTGCTGCTGGAGCCGGCCGACTTCGTGGAGCGGTCCCTGGAGTGGGCCGCCGGAGTGGTCCGGGGCGAGGTCACCGTGACCCGGCCCGAGGTCGACAAGGACATGTGGGCGGGCGTGCTCTACTTCGCCCGGCAGACCCTCGACCAGCGGCTGCACGGCGCGGTCCCGTCCGCGTACAAGGCGCTGGACCTGCTGGAGACGGCGAAGGACGCCGACTTCGCCACCGGCACCGCCGCCGAGGACGAGGCCCTGGCCGACCTGATCTTCTCCGAGGAGCTGCGCAGCGGCCTGTACGCCTTCGACCTGGTGCAGCGGCGGGCCAAGCGCCCGGCCGGGGCACCGGACAAGGGCCTGGCCCGCCCGGTGACCAAGGTGGGCATTGTCGGCGCCGGGCTGATGGCCAGCCAGCTGGCCCTGCTGTTCGCCCGCCGCCTCCAGGTGCCGGTCGTCATGACCGACCTGGACCAGGCCCGGGTCGACAAGGGTGTGGGCTACGTGCACACCCAGATCGAGAAGCAGGTCAGCAAGGGCCGGATGGACAAGGGTACGGCCGCCAAGCTGTACGGCCTGATCAGCGGCTCGCCAAAGGCAGAGGCCTTCGCCGCGTCGACCCCGGGCCAGCGCACTTCGTTTGCTGACTGTGACTTCGTCATCGAGGCGGTCTTCGAGGACCTGAACGTCAAGAAGCAGGTCTGGGCCGAGCTGGAGAAGATCGTCAAGCCGGAGGCGGTGCTGGCGACGAACACCTCCTCGCTGTCCATCACGGCGATGGCGGCGGAGCTGGAGCACCCGGAGCGGGTGGTCGGCTTCCACTTCTTCAACCCGGTGGCCGTCCTGCCGCTGCTGGAGATCATCCGGGGCGAGCGGACCGACGACGCCACCCTGGCCACCGCCTTCGCGGTCGGCAAGCAGCTGAAGAAGTCCTCCGTGCTGGTCGCGGACGCCCCGGCCTTCGTGGTCAACCGGCTGCTCACCCGCTTCCTGGGGTCGATCTTCGCCGCGGTGGACGCGGGCACCCCGCTGGAGGTGGCCAACCGCGCGGTGGACCCGCTGGGTCTGCCGATGCGTCCGCTGGCCCTGCTCCAACTGGTCGGCCCGGCCGTGGCGTACCACGTGGGCGGCACCCTGCACGCCGCCTTCCCGGACCGCTTCGGTCTGAGCGAGAACCTCAAGCGGATCGCGGACTCCGGTCAGCCGATCGTCGTCGACGACGAGATCAACGCCGAGGTGGCGAAGCTGCTGGTGGTCGGTGACCAGCCGCTCACCGAGGAGGAGGTACGCCGCAACGCGCTGGACGCGCTGGCGCAGGAGATCCGGCTGATGCTCGACGAGGGTGTCGTGGCGCAGGCGCAGGACATCGACCTGTGCATGATCCTCGGTGCCGGTTGGCCGTTCCACCTGGGCGGCGTCACGCCGTACCTGGACCGGACCGGCACCAGCGAGCGGGTGACCGGCCGGCGGTTCCTGCCGCCGGGAGTGGCCAGCCTGGCCGGCTGA
- a CDS encoding TetR/AcrR family transcriptional regulator encodes MATQRSTAPRRRADAVDIGIRVFADNGLTTASMQKVADQMGVSQPYVFRLFGSKRGLFLACLDELEARIRQVLRRAAAGHPEDPLPAMRADFRALIADGVVTGLWLQACAVARSDEVVAARCRALLGGILDEAGRLSTAAPRQLRDTLALGALVVMLQALGMDLSGGSQAAVDSLRPTEVTV; translated from the coding sequence ATGGCAACGCAGCGCAGCACGGCGCCACGACGACGTGCGGATGCGGTCGACATCGGGATTCGGGTCTTCGCCGACAACGGTCTGACGACGGCCTCGATGCAGAAGGTGGCCGACCAGATGGGGGTGTCACAGCCGTACGTCTTCCGGCTCTTCGGTAGCAAGCGTGGCCTCTTCCTGGCCTGCCTGGACGAGTTGGAGGCCCGCATCCGGCAGGTGCTCCGGCGGGCGGCGGCCGGGCATCCGGAGGACCCCTTGCCGGCGATGCGGGCCGATTTCCGGGCCCTGATCGCCGACGGCGTGGTCACCGGCCTGTGGTTGCAGGCCTGCGCGGTGGCCCGCTCCGACGAGGTGGTCGCGGCCCGCTGCCGGGCCCTGCTCGGCGGGATTCTCGACGAGGCGGGAAGGCTGTCCACCGCCGCGCCCCGGCAGCTACGCGACACGCTGGCCCTCGGCGCGTTGGTGGTGATGCTCCAGGCGCTGGGGATGGACCTGAGTGGGGGCAGCCAGGCCGCCGTCGACTCGCTGCGGCCCACGGAGGTGACGGTGTGA
- a CDS encoding polyketide cyclase, producing the protein MFGDRWGVTEHEMARAYPCDDFVVSPALQVWRGVRVNAPPTAVWPWIAQIRLAPYSYDWIDNLGRRSPRRLVGLADPQVGEAFTTAGGRQRGRILAVEPGVHLTATIMNAYLSYLLVPQEDGTTRLLLKIVMQTNRVYAAAFAVGDLIMARRQLLTFKDLAECPG; encoded by the coding sequence GTGTTCGGTGACCGGTGGGGGGTCACCGAACACGAGATGGCGCGGGCCTATCCGTGCGACGACTTCGTCGTCTCGCCCGCCCTGCAGGTCTGGCGAGGAGTACGGGTGAACGCGCCGCCCACGGCGGTGTGGCCGTGGATAGCCCAGATCCGGCTGGCGCCGTACTCCTACGACTGGATCGACAATCTCGGCCGCCGCTCACCTCGACGGCTCGTCGGCCTTGCGGATCCCCAGGTAGGAGAGGCCTTCACCACCGCCGGTGGGCGACAGCGCGGCCGGATCCTCGCGGTCGAGCCCGGAGTGCACCTGACCGCGACCATCATGAACGCCTACCTGTCCTACCTCCTGGTGCCCCAGGAGGACGGCACCACCCGACTGCTACTCAAGATCGTCATGCAGACCAATCGGGTGTACGCGGCAGCCTTCGCCGTCGGCGACCTGATCATGGCCCGCCGCCAACTACTCACCTTCAAGGATCTGGCCGAATGCCCCGGCTGA
- a CDS encoding Glu/Leu/Phe/Val family dehydrogenase: MSAPQPSAPVLGRFPDFPHEQVTFCQDPETGLRAIIAVHDSTLGPAVGGTRMHPYATEAEALTDVLRLSRGMTYKNAVAGLPCGGGKAVIIGDPDTVKSEALLETYGRFVQSLGGRYVTAGDVGISAADLDVIGRGTDHVLGRTTTAGGYGDSGPMTAYGAFHALRAAAAVRWGTADLTGRSVGVEGLGKVGYELARLLVEAGAGVTAADLSGPARERARRDLPAVLLAERVIDAPVDIYAPCALGATLTSDSVPTIRAAVICGAANNQLATPEVEEQLAERDILWVPDFVASAGGVTTGCAEYRRIPLEEVPAQVAKIFDTVTEVLGLARGQGILPGAAAEDLAHTRIQQARTGLKPGYLPR, from the coding sequence ATGTCCGCACCCCAGCCGTCCGCCCCGGTGCTCGGCCGCTTCCCCGACTTCCCACACGAGCAGGTGACCTTCTGCCAGGACCCGGAGACCGGGCTGCGGGCCATCATCGCCGTCCACGACAGCACCCTCGGCCCGGCCGTCGGGGGCACCCGGATGCACCCGTACGCCACCGAGGCCGAGGCGCTGACCGACGTGCTGCGCCTGTCGCGGGGGATGACCTACAAGAACGCGGTCGCCGGTCTGCCCTGTGGCGGCGGCAAGGCCGTCATCATCGGCGACCCCGACACGGTCAAGTCCGAGGCGTTGCTGGAGACCTACGGACGTTTCGTGCAGAGCCTGGGCGGCCGCTACGTCACCGCCGGTGACGTGGGGATCAGCGCCGCCGACCTGGATGTGATCGGCCGGGGCACCGACCACGTCCTCGGCCGCACCACCACCGCCGGTGGGTACGGCGACAGCGGCCCGATGACCGCGTACGGCGCCTTCCACGCCCTGCGTGCCGCCGCTGCCGTCCGGTGGGGAACCGCCGACCTGACCGGGCGTTCCGTCGGGGTCGAAGGGCTCGGCAAGGTCGGCTACGAGCTGGCCCGACTGCTGGTCGAGGCCGGTGCCGGAGTCACCGCCGCCGACCTCTCCGGGCCCGCCCGCGAACGCGCCCGACGGGACCTGCCCGCAGTCCTCCTGGCCGAGCGGGTCATCGACGCGCCGGTCGACATTTACGCCCCGTGCGCGCTCGGCGCCACCCTCACCAGCGACTCGGTCCCGACGATCCGCGCCGCTGTCATCTGCGGCGCCGCCAACAACCAACTCGCCACCCCCGAGGTGGAGGAGCAGCTAGCCGAGCGCGACATCCTCTGGGTACCCGACTTCGTCGCCAGCGCCGGTGGGGTCACCACCGGTTGCGCCGAGTACCGGCGGATTCCTCTGGAGGAGGTGCCCGCCCAGGTTGCGAAGATCTTCGACACGGTGACCGAGGTGCTCGGCCTGGCCCGCGGACAGGGCATTCTGCCTGGCGCAGCAGCCGAAGACCTGGCCCACACCCGCATCCAGCAGGCCCGAACCGGCCTCAAGCCCGGCTACCTGCCCCGCTGA
- the mdlC gene encoding benzoylformate decarboxylase — translation MASVRDVTFELLRAHGLTTIFGNPGSNELPFLAGLPDDFRYLLGLHEGVVLAMADGYAQARRGPALVNLHAAAGTGNAMGQLTNSVYSHSPLVVTAGQQVRSTIGQEVMLANMDAAALPRPLVKWSSEPSSAEDVPRTISQAIHTATLVPQGPVYVSVPYDDWQAESSVEARHLLSRTTVTAAALTTPQLTELAAALDRAERPVLILGPDVDAAAANDHAVALAEALAAPAWIAPSASRCPFPTRHPAFRGVLPAGVRAISDLLTGHDLVLVVGAPVFRYHQYDPGRYLPEGARLVHLTVDPGEAARAPMGDAIVCDLPDTLARLAAAVTPGRRPALVPLPPIPAPRPGSAGRLHPEEVFAVLRDTAGADTVWVTESTSTTGAFWAQADLRRPGSYYFPASGGLGFGLPSAVGVQLADPDRQVVALVGDGSANYGITALWTAARYRIPVIFVILRNGTYGALRWFAGVLGAGETPGLDIPDIDFTALAAGYGVTGVAVSSRTALVEAVTEALAAGEPRLIQVDTDLTTP, via the coding sequence GTGGCGAGCGTGCGGGATGTGACCTTCGAGCTGTTGCGGGCGCACGGCCTGACCACCATCTTCGGCAACCCGGGCTCCAACGAGCTGCCGTTCCTGGCCGGCCTGCCGGACGACTTCCGGTACCTGCTCGGCCTGCACGAGGGGGTGGTGCTGGCCATGGCCGACGGGTACGCCCAGGCCCGCCGGGGCCCGGCCCTGGTCAACCTGCACGCGGCAGCCGGCACCGGCAACGCGATGGGCCAGCTGACCAACTCGGTCTACTCGCACAGCCCACTGGTGGTCACCGCCGGGCAGCAGGTCCGCTCGACCATCGGCCAGGAGGTGATGCTGGCCAACATGGACGCCGCCGCGCTGCCCCGGCCGCTGGTGAAGTGGAGCAGCGAGCCGTCCTCCGCCGAGGACGTGCCCCGAACCATCAGCCAGGCGATCCACACCGCCACCCTGGTCCCCCAGGGACCGGTGTACGTGTCGGTGCCGTACGACGACTGGCAGGCGGAGTCCTCCGTCGAGGCGCGGCACCTGCTGTCCCGTACCACCGTGACCGCCGCGGCGCTGACCACCCCGCAGCTCACCGAGCTCGCCGCGGCGCTGGACCGGGCCGAGCGGCCGGTGCTGATCCTGGGACCGGATGTCGACGCGGCCGCCGCGAACGATCATGCGGTGGCCCTCGCCGAAGCCCTGGCCGCCCCGGCCTGGATCGCCCCCTCGGCGTCGCGCTGCCCGTTCCCCACCCGCCACCCGGCCTTCCGCGGGGTCCTGCCGGCCGGGGTCAGGGCGATCAGTGACCTGCTGACCGGACACGACCTGGTCCTGGTCGTCGGCGCGCCGGTGTTCCGCTACCACCAGTACGACCCGGGCCGGTATCTGCCCGAGGGGGCCCGACTGGTGCACCTGACCGTGGACCCGGGTGAGGCCGCCCGCGCGCCGATGGGCGACGCGATCGTCTGCGATCTCCCCGACACCCTCGCCCGGCTGGCCGCCGCCGTCACCCCCGGGCGGCGGCCCGCCCTCGTACCCTTGCCGCCCATCCCGGCACCGCGACCCGGCTCGGCAGGCCGGTTGCACCCGGAGGAGGTGTTCGCCGTACTGCGGGACACCGCTGGGGCCGACACCGTCTGGGTAACCGAGTCCACCTCGACCACCGGTGCTTTCTGGGCGCAGGCGGACCTTCGCCGGCCCGGCAGCTACTACTTCCCGGCCTCCGGCGGCCTGGGTTTCGGGCTGCCCTCGGCCGTCGGGGTGCAGCTGGCCGACCCCGACCGGCAGGTCGTAGCCCTGGTCGGTGACGGGTCGGCCAACTACGGCATCACCGCGCTGTGGACCGCCGCCCGCTACCGCATCCCGGTCATCTTCGTCATCCTGCGCAACGGGACCTACGGTGCCCTGCGCTGGTTCGCCGGGGTGCTGGGGGCCGGGGAGACCCCGGGCCTGGACATCCCCGACATCGACTTCACCGCGCTGGCCGCCGGGTACGGCGTCACCGGCGTGGCGGTCTCCAGCCGTACGGCACTCGTCGAGGCGGTCACCGAGGCCCTCGCTGCCGGGGAACCCCGGCTCATCCAGGTCGACACCGACCTCACCACCCCCTGA
- a CDS encoding IclR family transcriptional regulator has protein sequence MESVGNALRALRYLGAQESVSVADLGRHLQVAPSTAHRLLSTLKEYDFARQDDSRRYRLGPAAHEVATRQAPWDVVAAVRPHMEHLAATTRETVNLIGLQGASIVFLDGVESTQTVRVGVRTGDRLPAYTTAGGKALLAQLRPKDIRALHPRILAALTSATITTTDQLIKELDAVRARGYASNLEECVDGVYAVGVALIHPTRGAVAALTISAPAHRTDERRADLLAEQLLQASTRLTQGWR, from the coding sequence ATGGAGTCGGTGGGCAACGCGCTACGAGCCCTGCGCTATCTGGGTGCCCAGGAGTCGGTAAGCGTGGCGGACCTGGGCCGACACCTCCAGGTAGCCCCGTCCACCGCGCACCGGCTGCTGTCCACCCTCAAGGAGTACGACTTCGCCCGCCAGGACGACTCCCGCCGCTACCGCCTCGGCCCGGCGGCACACGAGGTCGCCACCCGACAGGCCCCCTGGGACGTCGTCGCCGCCGTCCGCCCCCACATGGAACACCTGGCCGCGACCACCCGGGAGACGGTCAACCTGATCGGCCTGCAGGGCGCCAGCATCGTCTTCCTCGACGGCGTCGAGAGCACCCAGACCGTCCGGGTCGGGGTCCGCACCGGCGACCGGCTACCCGCCTACACCACCGCCGGCGGCAAGGCCCTGCTCGCCCAGCTGCGCCCGAAGGACATCCGGGCGCTGCATCCGCGCATCCTCGCCGCCCTGACCTCCGCCACGATCACCACGACCGATCAACTGATCAAAGAACTCGACGCCGTACGCGCCCGCGGCTACGCCTCCAACCTCGAAGAATGCGTCGACGGTGTGTACGCCGTCGGGGTGGCCCTGATCCATCCCACCCGGGGCGCCGTGGCCGCACTGACCATCTCCGCCCCCGCACACCGGACCGACGAGCGGCGCGCCGACCTCCTCGCCGAGCAACTCCTCCAGGCCAGCACCCGCCTCACCCAGGGCTGGCGGTGA
- a CDS encoding VOC family protein: MTSRVRWIDFDCADPFAMATFWAEATGMRHDPDNKPGEPECALLSGTEIAEGGLLFQRVPEGKTAKNRMHLDLQPTDRTRDEEIDRLLGLGATLIDDQRRPDGTGWAVLADPEGNEFCVERSAAEHSA, translated from the coding sequence ATGACTTCCAGGGTGCGTTGGATCGATTTTGACTGTGCCGACCCGTTCGCCATGGCGACCTTCTGGGCCGAGGCTACCGGGATGCGGCACGATCCGGACAACAAGCCGGGGGAGCCGGAGTGCGCCCTGCTGTCCGGCACGGAGATCGCCGAGGGCGGGCTGCTGTTCCAGCGGGTACCGGAGGGCAAGACGGCGAAGAACCGGATGCACCTGGATCTGCAACCGACCGACCGGACCCGCGACGAGGAGATCGACCGCCTGCTCGGCCTGGGTGCCACGTTGATCGACGATCAGCGTCGACCCGACGGCACCGGTTGGGCGGTCCTGGCCGACCCGGAGGGCAACGAGTTCTGCGTGGAGCGCAGCGCGGCCGAGCACTCGGCGTAA
- a CDS encoding sensor histidine kinase, protein MTGTPREELRPRLRPTLRLRLTLLNGVLLVGAGAILVLLAWLLVRDALRPTDELLPGTTVLLADGRSMDAAAWQRQLVDSASGELLAKGLAALLAIGTVGVVGAYAVAGRALRPLHQVTATARRLGETTLDQRISYSGANDEVAELADTFDEMLDRIAAAFEAQKRFVANASHELRTPLAVMRTEIDVTLSDDEADAGEYRRMATVVRDASERANGLVDALLVLARSEAQTGRRLGRRTECDLAAGTLNALSAVRREVERIKLDVQTSLEPAPVVGDPGLLDRLAGNLIENAVRYNHLHGRLWVRTGSDGQRSWLVVGNTGFEVDQADVPGLFEPFRRGGRERTGARGSGLGLSIVRAVCDAHGGTVTAVAQPGGGLEVTVNLPAADAASTGESPSR, encoded by the coding sequence ATGACGGGCACCCCGCGGGAGGAGTTGCGCCCGCGCCTGCGACCCACCCTGCGGCTGCGGTTGACCCTGCTCAACGGGGTGCTGCTGGTGGGAGCGGGGGCCATCCTGGTGCTGCTGGCCTGGCTGCTGGTCCGCGATGCCCTGCGCCCCACGGACGAACTGCTGCCGGGCACCACCGTGCTGCTGGCCGACGGGCGTTCCATGGACGCCGCCGCCTGGCAGCGGCAACTGGTCGACTCCGCCTCCGGGGAACTGCTGGCCAAGGGGCTGGCCGCCCTGCTGGCGATCGGGACGGTCGGGGTGGTCGGGGCGTACGCGGTGGCCGGTCGGGCGTTGCGTCCCCTGCACCAGGTGACCGCGACCGCCCGGCGGCTCGGCGAGACCACCCTGGATCAGCGGATCAGCTACTCGGGCGCCAACGACGAGGTGGCCGAGCTGGCCGACACCTTCGACGAGATGCTGGACCGCATAGCGGCCGCCTTCGAGGCGCAGAAACGGTTCGTCGCCAACGCCTCGCACGAGCTGCGTACCCCCCTGGCCGTGATGCGTACCGAGATCGACGTGACCCTCAGCGACGACGAGGCGGATGCGGGCGAGTACCGCCGGATGGCCACCGTGGTGCGCGACGCCTCCGAGCGGGCCAACGGCCTGGTCGACGCGCTGCTGGTGCTGGCGCGCAGCGAGGCCCAGACCGGCCGCCGACTGGGTCGGCGTACCGAGTGTGACCTGGCCGCCGGCACCCTGAACGCCTTGTCGGCGGTACGCCGTGAGGTGGAGCGGATCAAGCTGGATGTGCAGACCTCCCTGGAACCGGCACCGGTGGTCGGTGATCCCGGCCTGCTGGACCGGTTGGCCGGCAACCTGATCGAGAACGCGGTCCGCTACAACCACCTGCACGGCCGACTCTGGGTCCGCACCGGCTCCGACGGGCAGCGGTCCTGGCTGGTGGTCGGCAACACCGGCTTCGAGGTGGATCAGGCGGACGTGCCGGGGCTGTTCGAACCCTTCCGGCGGGGTGGCCGGGAGCGGACCGGGGCCCGCGGGTCCGGGCTGGGCCTGTCCATCGTCCGGGCGGTCTGCGACGCCCACGGCGGCACGGTGACCGCGGTGGCGCAGCCCGGGGGCGGCCTGGAGGTGACGGTAAACCTGCCGGCCGCCGACGCCGCGTCAACGGGGGAGAGCCCCAGCCGGTGA